A single genomic interval of Nostoc commune NIES-4072 harbors:
- a CDS encoding Na(+)/H(+) antiporter subunit B: MKWIYIAAGIALFVKMLVLPNSAPIVPDFSIVESIVKDGGIPNAVTVIILRNRLYDTIFEVVVFTIAIMGAYFLLANEQPSCAIYRFTDQPSIVLARLGATIAALVSIELAIRGHLSPGGGFAAGVAGGTAIGLIAITSSPEWMQEIYQRYHAATWEKVSVLVFIVLAAITLAGVELPHGEMGALLSGGIVPLLNILVAVKVALGSWAVILVFIRYRGLL; this comes from the coding sequence ATGAAATGGATCTACATTGCAGCAGGGATAGCGCTGTTTGTAAAAATGCTCGTCTTGCCGAATTCAGCGCCAATCGTACCGGATTTCTCGATCGTTGAATCGATTGTTAAAGATGGTGGCATACCCAATGCGGTAACAGTGATCATTCTCAGGAATCGTTTGTATGACACTATCTTCGAGGTGGTGGTATTTACGATCGCCATTATGGGTGCATACTTTCTGCTGGCGAATGAACAGCCGTCCTGCGCGATCTATCGTTTCACAGATCAACCATCCATTGTGCTGGCGCGTCTGGGGGCGACTATTGCTGCGTTGGTAAGTATTGAACTAGCTATTCGGGGACATCTCAGCCCTGGCGGTGGTTTTGCCGCAGGGGTAGCAGGTGGAACTGCGATCGGGTTGATTGCCATTACCTCTTCACCAGAGTGGATGCAAGAGATTTACCAGCGCTACCACGCCGCTACATGGGAGAAAGTTTCGGTTCTTGTTTTCATTGTACTGGCGGCTATAACTCTGGCTGGAGTGGAGTTACCGCACGGAGAAATGGGCGCACTTTTGAGTGGGGGAATTGTCCCCTTGCTGAATATTCTGGTTGCAGTCAAAGTGGCGTTGGGGTCGTGGGCGGTGATTTTGGTTTTTATTCGTTATCGGGGATTGTTGTGA
- a CDS encoding DUF4040 domain-containing protein, translating into MNDSYLYIIIALLPLAACMVVFQVNPYHALVIRGILGAVSAMVYAVLGAPDVALTEALVGTMLAITLYAVAVRSSLVMRLGLVKDEAEDEQHFGQLMDDLRKIFRKRQMRLELVPYPNTQALERALMDREVHATCVRREHADPDQVTGEDEKQFYHTAIRVKRIYEIMQTELTSPATILSYVSTPAEGEKHK; encoded by the coding sequence ATGAATGATAGCTATCTCTATATCATCATCGCCCTGTTGCCGTTGGCTGCGTGTATGGTGGTATTTCAGGTCAATCCATACCATGCGCTGGTAATTCGCGGCATATTAGGAGCGGTGTCGGCAATGGTATATGCGGTTTTGGGAGCGCCAGATGTTGCTTTAACCGAAGCATTAGTGGGTACTATGCTAGCAATTACCCTTTACGCGGTGGCAGTGCGTTCATCCCTGGTGATGCGTCTTGGCTTGGTCAAAGACGAGGCAGAGGACGAACAGCATTTTGGGCAACTGATGGATGACTTACGCAAAATTTTTCGCAAACGCCAGATGCGTCTAGAACTGGTTCCCTACCCAAATACCCAGGCTTTGGAACGGGCGCTGATGGATAGAGAAGTCCATGCGACCTGTGTCAGACGAGAACACGCTGATCCAGACCAGGTAACAGGTGAGGACGAAAAACAGTTTTATCACACCGCCATTAGGGTGAAACGCATCTATGAGATTATGCAAACTGAACTTACATCACCAGCGACAATCCTGAGTTATGTAAGTACACCAGCTGAAGGAGAGAAGCATAAATGA
- a CDS encoding monovalent cation/H(+) antiporter subunit G, with protein MIDFFGYICISLGLFFWFWGTFPLLGKRSLLFKLHSLSVADTLGSMSIIIGLLLKIPSEWPLLILALISLAIWNTVLGYVLAYCSSSEGNYE; from the coding sequence ATGATTGACTTTTTCGGTTATATATGCATTAGCTTAGGACTTTTCTTCTGGTTTTGGGGAACCTTTCCTCTGCTGGGCAAGCGATCGCTATTATTCAAACTCCATAGTCTTTCGGTTGCAGACACCCTTGGCTCAATGAGTATCATCATCGGGCTACTCTTAAAGATACCTAGCGAATGGCCCCTACTCATCCTCGCTCTCATCTCCTTGGCCATCTGGAATACAGTGCTGGGGTATGTATTGGCTTACTGTTCTAGTAGCGAGGGTAACTATGAATGA
- a CDS encoding Na+/H+ antiporter subunit E — MVGYLNLILRLTIWFLLTADFSVANIIIGISIALLLPGGKTAKQSLKDWLRVLGEIIVAIPQAYMEAFQIILRPHKYEEITMEQVKPGRTPGLVFLDIFLITFTPKTIVLKYHEAGWYEVHWVRRRRKV, encoded by the coding sequence ATGGTTGGGTATTTAAATCTAATATTGCGACTGACTATTTGGTTTTTGCTAACTGCCGATTTCAGTGTGGCGAATATCATCATTGGCATCAGCATCGCACTTCTATTGCCGGGTGGTAAAACAGCTAAACAATCATTAAAAGATTGGCTGCGTGTGCTGGGTGAAATTATAGTAGCGATTCCACAGGCGTATATGGAGGCATTTCAAATCATCCTCCGCCCCCATAAATACGAAGAGATAACGATGGAACAAGTTAAACCAGGACGCACACCAGGGCTTGTATTCCTAGATATCTTCCTAATTACCTTTACCCCAAAGACCATTGTCTTGAAATACCACGAAGCAGGCTGGTACGAAGTACATTGGGTGCGACGGAGGAGAAAAGTATGA
- a CDS encoding cation:proton antiporter: MNSITIAWIALPFFLGFVIYLLPKIDKYLALCVAFASAGYALQLFVTQSPLTLQLIDNFGVILTVDQLSGYFILTNALVTAAVILYCWHSNKTPFFYAQLIILHGSINAAFACSDLISLYVALEVSGIAAFLLIAYPRTDRSIWVGLRYLFISNVAMLFYLVGAVLVYQAHHSFSFEGLRVAPPEALALIFLGLLTKGGIFVSGLWLPLTHSESETPVSAMLSGVVVKAGVYPLVRCALMVEEVDPIVRIFGVGTALLGVFYAVFEKDTKRMLAFHTVSQLGFILAAPSVGGFYALTHGLVKSALFLIAGALPSRNFKELQHQAIATPIWIALVIASFSISGFPLLSGFGAKVLTTKNLLPWQAIAMNIAALGTAISFAKFIFLPRGGKAEVKPSFWAAVILLIGGLFLANIAYYEAYTVANIIKPLATIGIGWLAYLLIFKHSVLKLPRVLEQFDHLIGVMSLILILLFWKGFAWLGI; this comes from the coding sequence ATGAATAGCATTACCATCGCATGGATTGCACTACCGTTTTTTTTGGGCTTTGTCATTTATTTGCTTCCGAAAATTGACAAATATCTCGCTCTGTGCGTGGCTTTCGCATCAGCCGGATATGCATTGCAGCTATTTGTCACTCAGTCGCCACTGACATTACAGTTAATAGATAATTTTGGGGTTATTTTAACAGTCGATCAATTAAGCGGCTATTTTATATTAACTAATGCACTGGTGACGGCAGCAGTCATCCTCTACTGTTGGCACAGCAATAAGACACCTTTTTTTTATGCACAACTGATCATTTTGCACGGCAGTATCAATGCCGCGTTTGCCTGTTCAGACTTGATCAGTTTATACGTGGCGTTAGAGGTGAGTGGTATTGCTGCGTTTCTATTGATTGCCTATCCCCGGACTGACCGATCAATTTGGGTTGGCTTACGCTATCTGTTTATTAGCAACGTGGCAATGCTTTTTTATCTGGTTGGCGCGGTGCTGGTCTATCAGGCGCATCATTCCTTTAGTTTTGAAGGTTTGCGCGTAGCACCTCCAGAAGCCCTTGCCCTAATTTTTTTGGGACTCTTGACAAAAGGAGGAATTTTTGTATCAGGATTATGGTTGCCGTTGACTCACTCAGAATCGGAAACGCCAGTGTCGGCGATGCTGTCGGGAGTTGTGGTAAAAGCTGGTGTCTATCCATTAGTGCGGTGTGCGCTGATGGTGGAAGAGGTTGACCCAATAGTGAGAATCTTCGGAGTTGGGACGGCGCTTCTGGGAGTGTTCTATGCAGTCTTTGAAAAAGATACCAAGCGGATGCTGGCGTTTCACACGGTTTCGCAGTTAGGCTTTATCCTTGCTGCGCCGTCCGTGGGTGGCTTTTATGCGCTGACGCACGGACTGGTTAAATCGGCGCTTTTTCTAATTGCTGGGGCTTTACCGAGTCGAAATTTCAAGGAACTGCAACATCAAGCGATCGCTACCCCAATCTGGATTGCCTTAGTTATAGCCAGCTTCTCAATATCGGGCTTTCCCTTGTTGTCCGGCTTTGGGGCAAAGGTGTTGACAACGAAGAATTTACTGCCTTGGCAAGCGATCGCTATGAATATTGCCGCCCTTGGAACAGCAATATCCTTTGCCAAATTCATATTTCTGCCGCGTGGGGGAAAAGCGGAGGTAAAGCCTAGTTTCTGGGCAGCCGTAATTCTGTTAATCGGTGGGCTGTTTCTAGCTAATATTGCGTATTACGAGGCGTACACCGTTGCGAATATCATTAAACCCCTCGCAACCATCGGCATTGGATGGTTGGCGTATTTACTAATTTTTAAACATTCAGTACTCAAGCTGCCGCGTGTCCTTGAACAATTTGACCATTTGATCGGTGTCATGAGTCTGATTTTAATCCTATTGTTCTGGAAGGGATTTGCATGGTTGGGTATTTAA
- a CDS encoding cation:proton antiporter subunit C, with protein sequence MLEAYIFATIFCGFFGIILKKNLVMKIISMDVMSTGVIAYYVLIASRNGLFTPIVSNAKNVRYADPVPQAVILTAIVIGFSIQALMLVGVMKLARDNPTLESNEIEKNNTP encoded by the coding sequence GTGTTAGAAGCGTATATCTTCGCAACAATATTTTGCGGATTTTTCGGCATCATCCTTAAAAAGAACCTCGTTATGAAGATCATCTCTATGGATGTCATGAGTACCGGGGTTATCGCCTATTATGTGCTGATTGCATCACGAAATGGCTTATTCACACCAATTGTTTCCAACGCCAAAAATGTCAGATACGCCGATCCGGTTCCCCAGGCGGTCATATTGACGGCGATTGTAATCGGATTTTCGATTCAGGCGTTAATGCTGGTCGGCGTTATGAAGTTGGCACGAGATAATCCGACTTTGGAAAGCAACGAAATCGAGAAGAATAACACGCCATGA
- a CDS encoding cation:proton antiporter yields MIFSEPILNSFTWLNFLNGGLQPPLLATTNEAEYAPIVLTGVLLSLVVIYLASKIGGELFRMMDLPPVLGELVGGVLVGASALHLVVFPDSGAAGSDSIIMTILQFINNLSPDAVTSIFKSQSEVVSVLAELGVIILLFEIGLESDLKELQKVGYQATIVACVGVAVPFTAGTAGLILLFHAPVIPAIFAGAALTATSIGITSKVLSEIGQLKSREGQIIVGAAVIDDILGIIVLAVVASLAKTGEVDIFNVIYLIVSATVFLIGSILLGKYFNQSFVAIAEKLQTRGNLIIPAFIFAFFMAFLGSAIHLEAILGAFAAGLVLDETDKRKELDEQVKPVADMLVPVFFVTVGAKVDLGVLNPLVPGNREGLIIATFLIAIAIIGKVVTGWAVFGQPGINRLAVGVGMIPRGEVGLVFAAIGAASGTLDKPLQAAIVIMVILTTFLAPPLLRFAFKQSPEEKEALKEANLIG; encoded by the coding sequence ATGATTTTTTCAGAACCAATACTTAATTCGTTTACCTGGTTAAATTTTCTCAACGGAGGTTTACAGCCTCCTTTACTAGCAACAACTAACGAGGCGGAATACGCTCCTATTGTGCTAACTGGAGTATTGCTAAGTTTAGTAGTCATTTATCTGGCTAGTAAAATTGGTGGCGAATTATTTAGAATGATGGACTTGCCCCCTGTATTAGGAGAATTAGTTGGTGGGGTGCTTGTAGGTGCTTCTGCTCTCCATTTGGTAGTGTTTCCTGACAGTGGAGCGGCTGGTAGCGACTCCATTATCATGACTATCTTGCAATTCATTAATAACCTCAGTCCTGATGCAGTCACATCAATTTTTAAAAGCCAGAGCGAAGTTGTTTCTGTGCTTGCTGAACTAGGTGTGATCATTCTGTTATTTGAAATTGGTCTAGAATCAGACTTAAAAGAATTACAAAAAGTTGGTTATCAAGCAACAATTGTTGCTTGTGTTGGGGTAGCTGTTCCTTTTACGGCTGGCACGGCGGGGTTGATTTTATTGTTTCATGCGCCAGTAATTCCAGCGATTTTTGCAGGTGCAGCGCTCACAGCTACTAGTATTGGCATTACCTCTAAAGTTTTGTCAGAAATTGGGCAGTTAAAATCTCGTGAAGGTCAGATTATTGTCGGTGCTGCTGTAATTGATGACATTTTAGGCATCATTGTATTGGCAGTGGTTGCGAGTCTTGCTAAAACTGGTGAGGTTGATATTTTCAACGTCATTTATCTAATTGTCAGCGCTACAGTCTTTCTAATTGGCTCCATTTTATTAGGGAAATATTTCAATCAGAGTTTTGTTGCCATTGCTGAGAAATTGCAAACGCGAGGCAACTTAATTATCCCAGCATTTATTTTTGCCTTTTTTATGGCTTTTTTGGGTAGTGCCATTCATTTAGAAGCTATCTTAGGCGCATTTGCGGCTGGCTTAGTTTTGGATGAAACGGATAAACGCAAAGAGTTAGATGAGCAGGTTAAACCTGTTGCTGATATGCTAGTGCCAGTTTTCTTTGTGACAGTTGGCGCGAAAGTTGATTTAGGCGTTCTTAATCCTTTAGTTCCGGGAAATAGAGAAGGATTAATTATTGCTACCTTCTTAATTGCGATCGCAATTATCGGTAAAGTTGTCACAGGTTGGGCGGTTTTTGGTCAACCTGGAATTAATCGGTTAGCAGTTGGTGTGGGGATGATTCCCCGTGGCGAAGTTGGGTTAGTGTTTGCCGCCATTGGTGCAGCTAGTGGTACTCTAGATAAACCATTGCAAGCTGCCATCGTTATTATGGTGATTTTGACAACCTTCTTAGCACCGCCTTTATTGCGCTTTGCATTCAAACAATCGCCAGAAGAAAAAGAAGCTTTAAAGGAAGCCAATTTAATCGGCTAG
- a CDS encoding P-II family nitrogen regulator: MSKRANKLVIVTEKILLKKVAKIIDEAGATGYTVVDTGGKGSRNVRSTGKPNTADTDSNVKFEVLTENREMAEKIADQVAIKFFTDYAGIIYICEAEVLYGRTFCGPEGC; this comes from the coding sequence ATGTCCAAGCGTGCCAACAAGCTCGTCATTGTCACGGAAAAGATTCTGCTAAAAAAGGTCGCCAAGATCATTGATGAAGCCGGGGCGACTGGTTATACGGTCGTGGATACTGGCGGTAAAGGCAGTCGCAACGTGCGCTCTACGGGTAAACCCAACACTGCCGACACCGATTCAAATGTAAAGTTCGAGGTACTCACCGAAAATCGGGAGATGGCAGAGAAGATTGCGGATCAGGTCGCAATCAAGTTTTTTACCGATTATGCGGGCATTATCTATATCTGTGAAGCAGAGGTACTGTACGGGAGAACTTTCTGTGGGCCAGAGGGCTGTTGA
- a CDS encoding sodium-dependent bicarbonate transport family permease: protein MDFLSLFLMDFIKQLQSPTLGFLIGGMVIAALGSELVIPEAICTIIVFMLLTKIGLNGGIAIRNSNLTEMILPAAFAIVTGILVVFIARYTLAKLPKVKTVDAIATGGLFGAVSGSTMAAALTLLEEQKISYEAWSGALYPFMDIPALVTAIVIANIYINKKKYKEAAYSIEKQSFSEQRVAAGNYPDQKDYPSSRQEYLSQQKGAADNRVKIWPIIEESLRGPALSAMLLGLALGLFTQPESVYKSFYDPAFRGLLSILMLVMGMEAWSRIGELRKVAQWYVVYSVVAPFLHGLIAFGLGMIAHYATGFSMGGVVILAIIASSSSDISGPPTLRAGIPSANPSAYIGASTAVGTPVAIGLCIPFFIGLAQAIGG, encoded by the coding sequence GTGGATTTTTTGTCCCTTTTTCTAATGGACTTCATTAAGCAATTGCAGTCCCCAACACTAGGCTTTTTGATTGGTGGGATGGTCATTGCTGCCCTTGGTAGTGAATTGGTAATTCCAGAGGCGATTTGTACGATCATTGTCTTCATGCTGCTCACCAAAATTGGTCTGAACGGTGGTATTGCGATCCGCAATTCCAATCTGACTGAGATGATTTTACCTGCGGCGTTTGCTATAGTCACAGGTATTCTTGTTGTCTTCATCGCCCGCTATACATTGGCCAAGCTGCCGAAGGTCAAAACCGTGGATGCGATTGCGACCGGAGGTTTGTTTGGTGCCGTGAGTGGCTCTACAATGGCAGCCGCCTTGACGCTACTGGAAGAACAAAAAATTTCATACGAGGCATGGTCTGGCGCACTCTATCCATTCATGGATATCCCAGCGCTCGTAACTGCGATTGTTATAGCCAACATTTACATCAACAAGAAGAAGTATAAAGAAGCAGCCTACTCTATTGAGAAGCAGTCTTTCAGCGAGCAGCGCGTTGCGGCTGGCAATTATCCCGATCAAAAAGATTATCCTAGCAGCCGGCAGGAGTATCTCAGTCAGCAGAAGGGTGCTGCGGATAATCGGGTCAAGATATGGCCAATTATCGAGGAAAGCCTCCGAGGCCCTGCCTTATCGGCAATGTTGTTAGGTCTCGCTCTTGGACTGTTCACCCAGCCGGAAAGTGTCTATAAAAGCTTCTACGATCCCGCCTTTCGCGGCTTGCTTTCGATCTTGATGCTGGTCATGGGGATGGAGGCTTGGTCGAGAATTGGCGAACTGCGTAAGGTAGCCCAATGGTACGTTGTGTATAGTGTGGTGGCACCGTTTTTGCATGGGCTAATCGCCTTCGGTCTCGGCATGATTGCCCACTACGCCACGGGATTCAGCATGGGCGGCGTTGTGATCCTGGCTATCATCGCTTCCTCTAGTTCAGACATCTCAGGGCCGCCTACGTTGCGAGCCGGTATCCCTTCAGCTAATCCCTCCGCCTATATAGGCGCGTCCACAGCCGTCGGTACGCCAGTTGCGATCGGCTTGTGTATACCGTTCTTCATCGGTCTCGCCCAGGCGATCGGCGGCTAA
- a CDS encoding response regulator transcription factor: MPRILVIDDDPAISELVAVNLEMAGYDVSQAEDGIKGQALALQLQPDLIMLDLMLPRVDGFTVCQRLRRDDRTSEIPVLMLTALSQTQDKVEGFNAGADDYLTKPFEVEELLARVRALLRRTDRIPQAAKHSEILNYGSLTLVPERFEAIWFNETVKLTHLEFELLHCLLQRHGQTVSPSEILREVWGYDPDDDIETIRVHIRHLRTKLEPDPRHPRYIKTVYGAGYCLELPGVPPASEGASVTVVE, encoded by the coding sequence ATGCCGAGGATTCTTGTCATAGACGATGACCCAGCGATTTCAGAACTAGTTGCCGTCAACTTGGAAATGGCTGGCTACGATGTTAGTCAAGCTGAAGACGGCATCAAAGGTCAAGCGCTGGCTCTCCAGCTGCAACCAGACTTGATCATGCTCGATTTAATGTTGCCCAGAGTAGATGGGTTTACCGTTTGCCAACGCCTGCGCCGAGACGATCGCACCTCTGAGATTCCCGTGTTAATGTTGACGGCTTTGAGCCAAACTCAGGACAAGGTGGAAGGCTTTAATGCTGGCGCAGATGATTACCTTACCAAGCCTTTTGAAGTTGAAGAACTGCTAGCGCGGGTACGGGCCCTTTTGCGGCGGACTGACCGCATTCCCCAAGCAGCAAAACATAGTGAAATTCTCAACTATGGCTCACTCACCCTCGTTCCCGAAAGATTTGAGGCAATATGGTTCAATGAGACGGTGAAATTGACTCACTTGGAATTTGAGCTACTTCACTGTTTATTGCAACGCCACGGTCAAACGGTTTCTCCCAGCGAAATCCTCAGAGAAGTTTGGGGCTACGATCCTGATGATGACATAGAAACGATTCGAGTGCATATTCGCCACTTGAGAACCAAGCTAGAACCAGATCCCCGCCACCCCCGCTATATCAAGACAGTGTATGGTGCTGGATATTGTCTTGAGTTACCTGGTGTACCTCCAGCAAGTGAAGGGGCTTCAGTAACAGTCGTTGAATGA
- a CDS encoding YheT family hydrolase produces the protein MMCYTPPYNPSWFLQNGLIMTVYTALWGKRHWQNTTLLPEPSYHEKIFVGGQGVPIFGLVAIPENAHSTIIGTYGITGELETEWYLRVLGRKAYAQGYAVVLFDWRAHGKTAVLSPTLTSDGLYEGEDFVRIAAGAKAMGCPGKFWFTGYSLGGQLALWAVKVAGEVIRENEDLGLEDSDIGGGMVICPSLDSERSLSYLVTKPFGRYLEAGIAQNLKKLAWRIHDAHPGSIDPEAIERANSIWGFDNELVINRLGFSSVEAYYQASSALQILPQISKPTLILYAADDPLFDPAIIPELEDACDRNPAIDLLLTQYGGHVGYLSSKECQRQVNDSDPWWAWNRVLQWLEEKRIK, from the coding sequence ATGATGTGTTATACTCCGCCCTACAATCCGTCTTGGTTTTTACAAAACGGTCTGATCATGACTGTATACACTGCTTTGTGGGGGAAACGTCACTGGCAAAATACTACCTTATTACCAGAACCGTCTTATCACGAAAAAATCTTTGTTGGTGGCCAAGGTGTGCCAATTTTTGGCTTGGTTGCCATCCCTGAAAATGCTCATAGCACGATTATCGGGACTTATGGCATTACTGGAGAGTTAGAGACGGAATGGTATTTGAGAGTGCTAGGACGTAAGGCTTATGCCCAAGGATACGCTGTGGTGTTATTTGATTGGCGGGCCCACGGCAAAACGGCCGTTTTGTCCCCGACTCTAACTTCTGATGGATTGTACGAGGGAGAAGATTTTGTTCGCATCGCTGCTGGTGCTAAGGCAATGGGATGTCCGGGGAAATTTTGGTTTACAGGGTATTCTTTAGGAGGGCAATTGGCGTTATGGGCGGTGAAGGTTGCCGGTGAGGTGATTAGGGAGAATGAAGATTTAGGATTAGAAGATAGCGATATTGGCGGTGGTATGGTGATTTGTCCGAGTTTAGATTCGGAGCGATCGCTATCTTATCTAGTTACAAAGCCCTTCGGCAGATATTTGGAAGCGGGAATTGCCCAAAATTTAAAAAAACTAGCATGGCGAATACATGATGCCCATCCTGGAAGTATTGACCCAGAAGCGATTGAACGGGCCAACAGTATTTGGGGTTTTGATAATGAATTGGTAATTAATCGGCTAGGTTTTTCTTCTGTGGAAGCATATTACCAAGCTAGTAGTGCTTTACAAATATTGCCGCAAATATCGAAACCGACTTTGATTTTATATGCTGCTGACGACCCACTTTTTGACCCAGCTATCATACCAGAATTAGAAGATGCGTGCGATCGCAATCCCGCAATAGATTTGTTACTCACTCAGTACGGTGGTCATGTTGGCTATTTGAGCAGCAAAGAGTGTCAGCGTCAAGTAAACGATTCTGATCCTTGGTGGGCATGGAATCGGGTTTTACAATGGTTGGAGGAAAAGCGAATAAAGTAG
- the hetI gene encoding 4'-phosphopantetheinyl transferase HetI, with protein MTASNDIWQPAPTDLTLLQDEIHVWRINLDQPEVQLQNLAATLSSDEMARAERFYFQEHRQRFIAGRGILRSILGRYLDVQPRQVQFNYQQRGKPVLADTFADSGLAFNLSHSQGLGLCAVNCTRPIGVDLEYIRPMSDLEALAKRFFLPREYEMLRSLSPNQQQEIFFRYWTCKEAYLKATGDGLSQLEQIEVSLTPTEPAKLQITEDWSLFELVPDNNYVAAVAVANCGWNLKCWQY; from the coding sequence ATGACCGCTTCTAATGATATTTGGCAACCTGCACCGACAGATTTAACTCTATTACAGGATGAGATTCATGTCTGGCGTATAAACCTTGACCAACCAGAAGTACAGCTGCAAAATTTAGCAGCGACTCTTTCCAGTGACGAAATGGCTCGTGCTGAACGGTTCTATTTTCAAGAACATCGGCAGCGTTTTATCGCTGGTCGTGGTATTCTCCGAAGTATATTAGGTCGCTATTTGGATGTCCAACCCCGACAAGTGCAGTTTAATTATCAACAGCGTGGCAAACCAGTATTAGCAGATACATTTGCCGATAGTGGATTAGCATTTAACTTGTCTCATTCCCAAGGATTGGGTTTGTGTGCGGTGAATTGTACTCGCCCAATTGGTGTAGACCTAGAATATATTCGCCCGATGTCTGATCTGGAAGCTCTTGCCAAACGGTTCTTTTTACCGAGAGAATATGAAATGTTGCGATCGCTATCTCCCAACCAACAGCAAGAGATATTTTTCCGTTACTGGACTTGTAAGGAAGCTTATTTAAAAGCAACTGGAGATGGACTATCCCAGTTAGAGCAAATTGAAGTATCGTTGACTCCCACAGAACCAGCCAAGTTACAGATAACTGAAGACTGGAGTCTTTTTGAACTAGTACCTGATAACAATTATGTTGCTGCTGTTGCTGTAGCAAATTGTGGCTGGAATTTGAAGTGTTGGCAGTATTAA
- a CDS encoding SDR family NAD(P)-dependent oxidoreductase: MNTTHQTQSKKTALITGAAGGIGYELACIFAAHDYNLVLVDRNGLKLVEIAAKFQEEFGNFAKTIVKDLSISTAPEEIFTELQLADINVDVLVNNAGFGIYGLFHQTDLAAELEMLQVNLVCLTHLTKLFVKHMVKQGEGKILNVASAAAFQPGPLMAVYFATKAYILSFSEAIANELEGTGVTVTVLCPGSTASAFHERTGMADSKLLKGKRMMDAQTVAEIGFRSLMKGKTIAIPGFMNKLLAKSVRFVPRNLVTKIVRNMQEDK; this comes from the coding sequence ATGAACACAACACATCAAACTCAGAGCAAAAAAACTGCTCTTATTACTGGAGCAGCCGGTGGTATTGGCTATGAATTAGCATGTATTTTTGCTGCTCATGATTACAATCTGGTCTTAGTAGACAGAAACGGGTTAAAGCTTGTAGAAATTGCAGCTAAATTTCAAGAAGAATTCGGAAATTTTGCCAAAACTATTGTTAAGGATTTATCTATATCAACAGCTCCTGAAGAAATTTTCACGGAGTTGCAACTCGCCGATATTAATGTTGATGTGCTGGTGAATAATGCTGGATTTGGTATCTATGGATTATTTCACCAAACAGACCTAGCTGCTGAACTGGAAATGCTACAGGTAAATTTGGTGTGTCTCACTCATTTAACTAAGCTATTTGTGAAGCACATGGTAAAGCAAGGTGAAGGTAAAATATTAAACGTCGCCTCGGCTGCTGCTTTTCAACCAGGGCCTTTGATGGCAGTTTATTTTGCTACTAAAGCTTATATCTTATCTTTTTCTGAAGCGATCGCTAATGAATTAGAAGGTACAGGTGTCACTGTGACAGTTCTTTGTCCAGGCTCAACCGCATCTGCTTTTCATGAAAGAACCGGAATGGCTGACTCTAAGCTACTCAAGGGTAAGAGGATGATGGATGCACAAACAGTAGCCGAAATTGGTTTTCGCTCCTTAATGAAGGGCAAAACTATTGCGATTCCTGGGTTTATGAATAAACTACTTGCAAAAAGCGTCAGATTTGTACCCAGAAACCTGGTAACAAAAATTGTGCGAAATATGCAGGAAGATAAGTAG